CACTTTTTATTATAGTATCTAAAACGGCTCGTCTTTGAGGCGTTAATTTATAACCTTTTTCTTTTAGATTATTTTTTAATTTTTCTATTTCATCTATCGATAACTTAGGCACATAAATCCCCCATTTCATAAATAAAAAAGCCAAATTTACATATTAAAAGCTTTTTAATTTAATTCCCCTTCTGGGAACAAAGCTTCATAGGCTTCGCTTACCATGTTAAACTCTTCGTCATCTTCTATAGTATAAAGGATATCATTACCTTCTTCATCCTTATCTATTTTAAGCACAACGGCTTCAGAATTATCATCACCATTTTTAGGTGCAACTATTACATACTCATTTTTCTCAATATCCAATTTGGTTATAACTTCAAAATCTATTTCATTACCTTCTTCATCTAAAAGAGTAATATTTGTTACATCATTTTCCATAATCAATGTACCTCCATTTTATTACTATTTTAAGTATTACAATAGTCTTTGTCAAATTTTACTTTTACAAACTATCCAAATATCCTTGTAAAATATAAGTAGCAGCTATTTTGTCTACTATTTTTTTACGTTTTGATCTTGATAGATCTGCTTCCAACATAGCTTTGTGAGCTGCCACGGTAGTAAGTCTTTCATCCCACATTTTTATAGGTATATCTATTTTTTCTTTTAAAATTTCACAAAATTGTAAAACCTTTTCACTTTGTGGACCCATTGTACCATTCATATTTTTAGGCAGTCCTGAAATTATGGTCTCCACATTATATTGTTTACACAATTTTATTAATTCCTCTATATCTTTTTCTTCGTTTTTTCTTCTTATAGTAGTAATCCCTTGAGCGGTATAACCTAAAGGATCACTTACAGCAACACCTATGGTCCTATCACCTATATCTAATCCTAAAATCCTCATATCTAACTCCTTTTATTATGCCTAAAATAAAAATAAAAATGCCCATAACAGGCACTTTTATTTTACATTTAAATAAGATTTTAATACTTCTTCCAGTATCTCATCCCGCTCAAGTTTTCTTACAAGAGCACGTGCGCCATTATAATTTGTTATATATGTAGGATCTCCAGATATTATATATCCTACCAACTGATTTATAGGATTATATCCTTTTTCTTTTAAAGAATCATATACTTCACTTAGTATAGCCTTTGTTAAATCCTTTTTATTTTTTAATACATCAAATTGAATAGTATTATCATTGTTATTTCCCATCTAAACTTTCACTCCTTTGTGAAATGGTATAAAACTAGATATTTATATTATAAATCATATTTCAGCAAAAGTATACTATTTAACTAATTTTTCCATTATACTTTCAACTTTTTCTATTGCTTCCTCCAATTTTTCTGGTTTTTTACCTCCTGCCTGGGCCATATCTGGTCTTCCACCACCGCCT
This genomic window from Clostridium pasteurianum DSM 525 = ATCC 6013 contains:
- a CDS encoding DUF1292 domain-containing protein is translated as MENDVTNITLLDEEGNEIDFEVITKLDIEKNEYVIVAPKNGDDNSEAVVLKIDKDEEGNDILYTIEDDEEFNMVSEAYEALFPEGELN
- the ruvX gene encoding Holliday junction resolvase RuvX codes for the protein MRILGLDIGDRTIGVAVSDPLGYTAQGITTIRRKNEEKDIEELIKLCKQYNVETIISGLPKNMNGTMGPQSEKVLQFCEILKEKIDIPIKMWDERLTTVAAHKAMLEADLSRSKRKKIVDKIAATYILQGYLDSL
- a CDS encoding IreB family regulatory phosphoprotein, coding for MGNNNDNTIQFDVLKNKKDLTKAILSEVYDSLKEKGYNPINQLVGYIISGDPTYITNYNGARALVRKLERDEILEEVLKSYLNVK